From the Lactuca sativa cultivar Salinas chromosome 9, Lsat_Salinas_v11, whole genome shotgun sequence genome, the window TAAGTTGCAAATGTTCTTAATTAGGGTTCAAttgatgaatttttttttgttattatgtgacataaataaatgttttgatattttttttcttttatggaTTTGCATTGTTGTCAAATTTGTATATATGGTGTAACTTTAAAGACTAGGGACCAAATTGTAATAAGTGCAAATTTAAAGTCCAGGGACCAAACTGTCATAAGTGCAAGTTTAAAAACCAAGGACCAAACTGTAATAAGTGCAAATTTAAAGTCCAGGGACCAAACTGTAATAAGTGCAAATTTAAAGTCCAGGGACCAAACTGTCATAAGTGCAAATTTAAAGATCAGGGACCAAACTGTCATAAGTTCAAATCTAAAGGCCAGGGACCAAACTGTCATAAGTGCAAATTTAAAGACCAAAGACCAAACTGTAATAAGTGCAAATTTAAAGTCCAGGGACCAACCTGTAATTATTGCAAAATTAAAAAGTATAAGGACCAAATAGTAATTAATGTAAATTTAATAAGTGCCAAATGTAAAAAACAGGGAATAAAgtataattaattccaaatataTTCTTTATGGACAAATATTGTATATATtacaattaaaaatattattaattccAAATATATTCTTTATGgacaaaaattatatatattacaaTTAAAAAGTACTGAGATACAAAATATTGCTAGTGTAATTAACTGTTACAAAACTATGAAAGTTCAATGCTATATCTTATCAATttctcaaagtacaatgctatttctTGAATTTAGCCCTGCTGTTATATCTCTTCATTTGATGTAGTGAATTTGAAGGTATTAGGTATgtttagggatgagcaaaagaactgaaccggccggaaccggcctGAAtcgaaccggaccggaccggggaaccggcttcggccaaaatgaAGAACCGAACTGGCCCGgtggttctaccggttccggttccacgTCCGGTTTTTGCCAGTTTTTCGAGTTTGGAATCGGCTAAGTTTTGATGTATCCAACGACTAAATTACTTTGCGTTTTATTGGTTTGGTGAAGTTATATATAGAtaaacaaaatgagaaatataagttatataagtaCCTGTGGGGCACATAGCTATGAGTAAGTCCTCTACATGTGGTTGTGGTTTAATTAGTTTTGCTGCAATCCACCCTAATATTCGTCCACAAAGAAATGTTATTCCAATATTTATTGGCATAAACCATCTACAAGATTAATTCACAGCAACATGATATATTATTGATATATACATAATCATCATTCTCATCATGCACAATGAGATAATCTCTTAATTACGTTACCATGAGATAATGTCTTCGAGGGTGACTGTCTTGGCAAGACTAGCAAAAATAAGTGAGGGAGTAAACGCCACAAAAACAATTTGCAAAAAGTTACATTTTCTTATAGACAATATCATGGGGTTGAAACATAAAAACAGTTTACCATACATGCTTTATTTTATAACAAGTATGTGCGTACCCTTTTTAGTGATTTTTGAGTATCGCTAGAGAGAACATTGAAGTAATCAGTAGCCATAATTGCTCCTATTGCACTAAGTAACAACACCTCCAATATTGGCATTGATGCAACCTCAAACAACGACAATTAACCCATTTTCTGTAAATTGTGAACACTTTTCTGAGGTTCGATCCTTATGTTTGTGTCTACTTTTTTctctttatatatttatacaagggCATTGATAATGGATGAAAGATCCTAAATTAAAGTCAATTAGGATCTGATGTCATAGATTTTTTAGACGAATTAATAGAAGAGTGACTTGAAATTTCATGAAAGCGGTAGCATTGAATTAGTATCTTCATGACTTGGGAGTTGGGATCGGCgatcgtttttttttttggtcGATCGTGTTTTTTTGTTACGTCCGAAGTGTAAGGAAAAAGTTCAAGCGATAAAGCCAAATGCATGGGGTTTTTTGTATCCGGTCCGGTTCCAACGGCCGGTTCTTACCGGGTCCCGGTTCCAAAAAATCACGAAATTATAGTAtaggtcccggcccgaccggttccatcgggtgcCGGTTCCGggaccggttccggccggttccctggtccttttgctcatccctaggtATGTTTTCTTTTGTGGCTTGTAACCCACCTTCACCCGGTCAAATAGTTTATGCTTTGGATGTCAAACCTACAACATCAGCAACACAGAAACATGTCAAACTTAATAATTAAGGATGGCAAACTtactaattaaaacaatataCACATGATGTCATTTTCTTTGATGAGATTGTTAACTAGTTAACTGGCTGCTAACAAGGCATTACTAGTTTTCAACAGGTATTCTATGTTTCTAATTTTAGTTATCGTGACCATGTTTAACAAAATACATATGATGAGATCGTTAGCATCTCTCTATCTCTTTGAGAACATATCACAACAGGTACTAGTTTTCTCGGTTCAAAAAGTTGTGGGGAAaccttaatttaaaaaaaaaagttgatacTAATTAATATAAGTCTACCTAAAAAACCCTTAATATGGACATCACttggaaaataaaaataatatgatACAAAATTTGCCAACATGGACCCACAGACAAAAAAAACCTTCCATGTGCATGTCCACAAAGGCCAAATAAAACCAGAAATCATTGTTTGGTGACAACCAATTACTTAAAACTATGATTACATCAAGGGTAAATTGGGAATAGGTAAGATTATTGCTATTTGGTGCTATTTGCTTAAAAGATTTAAGGAGAAAAATGGATAAATAACATAGTAGataacaaggaacaggaagcgGAACCATTGATTTccactaaaaatatataaaaccaaCAGTCATTCTCTTCTCTTTCTTTGTTCCTCAACCTAATCTAATCATCAACCACAAGTCACATTCTTTATAAAAGACACCTATAAGATGATCAAAAAAAGCTTCTGAATTTGTTATAGATTATTCTAACAGGTTGTAATAACTAACTCACTACCACTTGAAGGGTTTAAACCATTGATTTTCATGAATTGGGATCTTCTTAGGTTCATAAATAGGAGGAGTTGTGGTTTGTTCATGTTCTTCAGAATCAGGAATGGTTTTTATCTCATGAGCTACATTAACTTTCTTATGTTTTTTCATTGCCTCTTTCTTTCTTGGCCTCGTAGACATGTGAGGCTTATTTGTAAGCTGATCTAATACCAAAATCGAATTAACAAAGCATACTTTTAAAGATTTAACAATCAACAAATACATGGTACGCTTATGTAATACCAAAATCGAATTAACAAAGAAGTTCACTGGAAACCTGACTGTAGCTCAAATCAAAACAACTAAGCTATCAAATACACATAACTAAGCTGATTGTTAAAAGAATTTGAACAAATGAAACTAGGAACCCTAAAAACGAAATTGAAGAGATGGAAAATAGGAATAGCGTGAAGTCGACATTACCTCATGCGATGATATGATTACGCGACAATAGGGGGAAGACAGATGTTGTGTGCTACGATCGGAAGGAAGCTACGATCGAAAGGAAGTTGCAAGACGGGAGGAGGCTGCGATCGGAAGGAAGACGGAAGGATGAATCTGCGATCAATAATCCCCATTAACTTGTGTATGATTTGGAATTTAGAAGAAGCGCAAAATGtctatttcaaatgttttttagctttaatgattttaaaatgacaaaaaaattaaaaatcaataaaaaaataaaaaaatagatttgggtatatatgatattaaaaaacATTAAGAAGGACAAACACAATATTTAGAATTTAGGCcggacaaatatgatatttagttGTTTAATAATGGTATATACGAAATTCTGCCGTATCTAAAAATAAATTCAGATCCTTTGAGAGTACGTACATTATACCATTGCACACTAAATAGACCCTTTCACAATACGTCGCACACTCCATACTTTCACACTTTCATAGAACATCAAAATGATAGATTATATCCAAATTATGTGAATCCAATGATAAATTATAAATAAGAAATTAccttaaatatatataataaccATCATTCACAAATGAAGTCAtttcctaataaaataaaataaaatacatcaCATCAGTGGAACAAAAATGACTATGGGATCAAAACAAAAACTATCAATGTTATATTAACGAAGCAATCAATAAAATGTTGACAACTTAAAGGACTAAAATATGAATTTGTGAATAGTAATGGGGTATCTCTATATATCATCAGAATTTATTGGTAACTCGTGGTGCGGAACTTTTGTGTCAAGTCACCCAGTTCCCAATTGCATTCTACCATTCCACACTCACATACTCTCTCTCTCCAAGCTCCATCAATGGCGAAGCAACGATCTTCTTCTCTATTCTTCTCTTCACTCTTAACCCCAAGAGGCGACACCCTTCTCTACCTCATCGCTCTCCTCTCGATCTTCTCTCTCATCATCCACCACATCTCCCTCTCCGCCGCTGCTGATTCCCATTTCGAAGGCTTTGACGCCGATGACGAAGTTGAACTCGATGACGACTCTCTTCTTCTCCAATCATCATCACTCTCTGATCTCCCCCGCCGGTCCCCTCCTCCTTCTACCACTTTATCCACCTCTTCTGATCCCGAATCCCACCATGGCCCACCTAACCCACCCTCATCCCAGCCGGCCGATTCCGATCTCGCTACCAAACCCTCAACCCCATCTTCTTCATTTGAGTATTGGGATGAAGATGAGTTCGAGGGCTTCCCTACTGAAATAACACCCCCTGAAGTCTCCAGAATCACTGAACCTACCACACCGGGTGGTTCTGAATCGGCTGCTCCGGAGGATACCGAGAAGATTGCGCAACCGACGTCGGCGAAGAAGAGTATTGGATCGTTTACTATTGAGATAACATGTGTATCAATCTTAATCATATTCGCGATCAATTTTTTCACTGGGAAAAAAGAGaatgaaaccctagccctagcTTGGGCGGCTAAATTCGCTACTAATGATTCGATTTTCGAGAAGAATTTTAGTTTGTTGGGTGTGGGAGAAACCGATGACTCTCCATTGTTGTTGAAAGAAGGTCAAAACGTGTTCAAGTTCTACGCCAGTGGGCGTAGGTTTTGTCAAGGATTGTTGGCTACAATGGAGCTGAAGAGCCGCCATGATTTGATAGCAAGGCTGTATAACATGATTGTTCCTTGTAAAGATGAGATCACGTTTGAGGTCTATATGAATGACGATGCAATGGATCATGTGGTTTTTGCTTTGGCTAAGAAGAAAGCTGCAAAAACTATGCAGAAGGAATTGAGAGATCTTCAGAGGTTTGGGAATTTGATGCCTGCACCCACCAATCGGAAATGGGTTGCTGATGAATTGAGTGTCATTACAGAGTCTAAAGAGGTCGCCGGAGATTTGATCACCGAGGCTGTACTTGATCAGGTCAGTGATTATTCCATGTTCTGTatttgtaatggttgtttacttgttTTTACCATTTCATTGGTTCTATTCTATTATCTCCATTAGGTATTTGGTGAAAAAGCATTCCAGAAATTTGGGAAATTGTTCATGTCAATGCATTTCTCTGATCAACATCCAAGTACCCACAGGAAGATCTTGATTTTTAAGTTTGCTCTTCCTGCTGCCGATCAAATGGCTGACATGACACGATTAGTGGCTCTAATTCCCTATTACATTGATTTAATTGGTCGTTACAAACTCAGTTCACAGGTACATTTCTTTTCTTCACACAATAAATATCTGCAAAAAACTCATTCTTCCATCTCTTTTCTTCACAGAATAACATTTTGAAACTGTTGAAAACAGGCTAGATCCAAACCAGAAGCAGCAAGAGCAAAGCTTGCACAAGAAGTATACAAGGAGCTTCAGTATGCAAGACAAGAAGCAATTCAGAGAAAGAAgatagagaagaagaagatgatggagGAGGCTGAGTCAAAGCTGAATGCTGAAGCTTTACGCAAGAAAGAAGCAAAAGAACGTGCTCGACAGTTGAAGAAAGCAATGCCCAAAATCAAAATGTCACGTGGAGGATAGGAAGAACATATACAGGTCAGTTTGTTACTTGTTAGTTCACTActctttctttttctattttctagttcttgttacttcttttatgctttttatAGCTAGAAACATAATAGAATCTGTACGTGGTCACTGCAATGCATTGTACTTTAGTGGTTTGTACTTCTGTTTTCAGTCAGATTAAGCAATTCTACTTGTACCTCTAGTTACTTTTTTGTATTCGTTCAAAAGTCTAAATTGGTTAGTGGAACTTATTGAAAATAAGAAAGGGGAGGGGAAGATTGGataaatcattatcattatcagcATATTCATGTGGTTATTATTGGACAATGAGTGAGATGGAAAACAGGCAACAAACTatgccgctaagcctttttgtatggtaaaactaattcttttgaaGACTACATCTATAAATCTAGGAGATATAATATTGGTATGCGTGATTAGTTGTACTCTGTTAAGAAGCTCCACCGCATCCGACACGaagaaaccaaacgtatcaaataaTGGTATGAAAGCATATTGATTTTTCATGCACGATTGCTCATGTTTGGTGTCTGTAGCAGTTTTAAAGCAACTTGTCCCACCGTGAAATCCCCAACCCTCAACCCTACAAGAAGTGATACCCATTAAGGTCCAAACATGCGTGTTTCCTTCCAactcatccaaaaatcaaaacgtcTACCTGTAAGGTCCACACACGTGTGTGGTTATTGAGTTGATGTTATGTCTTCACATGGTTACTATACTAATTAGTATTACTTCACAAGAAAACATGATGAAAAAAATGTAATTTGTTCATGTTATTGGGATAGTTTAAAGATTAGTTGGTTATAATTAAAAGATGAAATTGCAAGAATGATCCCTGTGTTATTTCACAACTCGTAAGTTTGGTCCAAAAGGTTTAATTTATGCTAGTGGTCtaaaagtttgattttgttgcgagtttggtccaaaaatttcaaaacttttatATAGAAAAATTTGCCCATGTTACTTTTTTTTCCCTTTTTATTAATTACATTACCATTTTTTAATTAGAAAGAAAAGacaaaactctctctctctctctctctctctctctctctctctctctcgttttcaAAAAAGAACTAACAAAACAACACCTATCGGCAAAATATGAACACCAAGAAAAATATGAACAGTCACCACCATTTGTTGGAACCTTGTCATCTTTTTCCTGGAATGTCACCCTACTTCCTTCTGATTTTTACGAAAAGCAAATACCGTCACCACAACCGGTTGGAAGAAAAGAAAATCAGTGATTTATGTTCGTTGGAGATAACCATTACTAATGTCGACCTTTTTGGATCTTCAAATCCTCCACCTTCGCAAACCCTAGCTCCGATCTATAAACCATCGGCACAATGCGACAATGAAACATGACGAAGACGATAGTTTAGGGTTTTTCGACTTGTTTAGATCTGATACCTCCATGGCGGCGACACTATCTCTCTCTCAACCTCACTAATTGATAGACTCTTGAAGATCTTTGAACTTCACAACTCAATGAAACCGTAAATAGAATAACAAAAAAGGCAACTTAAATGTATTGATAAACACACCAGTCTTTTGAGAGGAAAGGGACTCTCCAAGAAACAATTCTCTTTGAAATTCTTAGCTACTAAAAACAAGGGAATGACAGAGATTAAATACTCTAGAGACATGGGGGGAGGGGACCACAACACAATGAGCCAGAGAACAAGCTCACCCCACtaccaaaaaaaaaaagctaaCCAATGAAAATAATACAATATCAACAGAAAGATAGATAACACCGTGCCGGTAACCTATTTAATTAGTTGGGTCATGGATATTCTTCTTGGTTTTCTTGCTGTAAACTTGGACAAGTGGGGGCTTATCACTAATTTAGGGTTTTTCGTCTAAGTTCATATCTGTTTGCCGGAGAAGGAGAGAAAAGAAGGCGGCGATGAGCTAGGGTTCGCTGAGGAAGACGACGACTCCCTTTGTCTTCTACAAACACAAGAGGCTCGTCAGAGAAGGAAAGAGACGTCACTGCCTCTCTAAACTCGTTTTCGAGGTAGTGGCAGCGGTTTCCGATGGTGACACCGGTAGTTTTCAGCAAATAGTATAGCGAGAGGTTGAAGATTGAATAAATGTTAAGGGGGTGGGGCATAATttaggtttatatatatatatatatatatatatatatatatatatatatatatatatatatatatatatatatatatatatatatatatatatatatatatatttgtttatgattattgtaaaatgaataaaaaatagaAATGAAAGTAATAAGGGCAAAATtgtcattataaaaaaaattcaaagcaAATTGAATAAAAAtcacaacaaaatcaaatttttggaCCACTGGCATGAGCCCAATCTTTTTGGACCAAACTTGCAAGTTTTGACATAACACATGAACCATTCTTGCAGTTTTGTTTACTTAAAAAGAATCATTTGATTTGGAGTCGATTTTAAAGATGCGTCATTAAGTATATCATAGTTTTTATGCAATATTGGTctcaaaatattttcttttgtaaatTTGGTCATTGTCTGAACTATCCTCTACAGATTTGGCTCTTTTTTCAGATTGTATTAAGTTTATGGATGTGTTTTCTATTGACTTAATGGACTTGACAGACAAAGAACTTAATTTGAAAACTTAACGAGTTATGCTAGAAAACTTGGTTTGTAACCCTTTATGTATTTAACCCTTTTTCCCCTTCTAATTTTTCTCACATTAAAAAAGatgaaaattattaaattaataaatattgtgAGATTTGTTTCTTGGAATTTAAGTAAATgattatttatcttgtttccatggTTGTTTCGATGGTTTATTCGGGACAAAACTTTAAaattggtccttatggtttgtaaAAATATGTGGGATAAGATCAAAAAAAATTTCCAACTTACATGGATTgtccaaaataaaaaatttcaattttatcattttcatttttttttacattttgctTTCATTATCTTATTATTTAAATATCTATAAGATAAAGAAAAGGCCCACCCCACCCTCCCCCAccatatccccccccccccccccccccttctcctACACATACACACATTGCAGAAAAATAGATACCAACAAAATCTGCTCATCATCGAAAACTAGTACAATCGAAAACTACTTTCGATCCATCATCTTGAAGCACCAAAGAAACAGAACGAAGGATATCAGACCCCATCAAATTCCATCTTCAATTCATCTTCACTGAATTAATCGAAACTCAACTTCAATCTACAAAAAGTTAAGTCATTTAATGAAACGAAACTCATTTGCCCGACCATCTTATGTACCTGAAACAGTATTTTGAAGGGAAAAtgggtaaacacaaagcttagtgaatttcaCACATATACAGTATCATATCATATAATCCTTAGCCCTATGTACATTGATACAAACGATATCAACATACAACCACGTATGCATGTTAAAGAATGAATAAGAAACATACATACTCCTACTGGAGCACACTGGCTAGGTCCGACCCCCCATTGCTTTGTACGTCGAGCCCTTGGGACACATTGGCTAAGTCCGCTCCCCCATACCCGAACCCATTGGGACACATTGGCTAAGTCTGCTCCCCCCTTGCTTTGTACGTCGAGCCTTTAGGACACATTGGCTACGCCCGATCCCCACTTGGATGTACCAAGTCCTACCATGCATAATCCTCAATACTTAAGGGAAACCACTAGACTCTACCTCGCCTAGTACTACTCGCATAAACAACACATAGTACACACAGGgtaacataaaaaaatatataatacaaCACAGTGTAGTGAGAAACTCACCTCAATTAGCAAGACCAATCTCCAAACGTAGCCCAGGGCTCACTCACACTGGGTCACCCTTCAATCCTCTTTAACAATAACAATCAAGGTTATAAATGGCTAACCTTTCACTGAAAACATGTAACTAAACTACTAGGTTTAATTTCTAGATTTTAACCCAAAACAACAGCTTGTTCAATACTtgtcaaccccccccccccccccacacacacacacacacaaaaacccATCTAAACCAGGTTATGAAACCATGATCATGAAGTTCAGGTTAATACCTTTTTCAGGGACTAGTTACACGCGCTCAACTTTCGGCCAAAACAATGAAATAAAATAGACTCACATACAAACTTTGGGTACTAATTTCGACAAGGAACATCTCTAGTATTAGTTATGATGCTTATAAAGTAGGACATAACAATGGATTTTTCAGAAAGATAAAACTAGGGTTGGAGTTCAATCCACTAAACCCATTAAGTCCCAAATTTGATTAAGACCTTCCACGTCTGTAACACATCATCCCTAGGTCCCATAGGACTTTTCCAAGAAATGAGTAAGAAATCAAACCTAGGTTGTTGAGATTGAAAGCTCCATACAAACCTTGCACCTAAAACGACTTCGACAACAACCCTAAAACTTCTGCCATGATCGACGATATGTAACTCTATCTCTAGACCTTGGAATTGAAATTCCAACGGTCAAAACTTCAATATATCTCTTGGAAAGCCTCAC encodes:
- the LOC111878131 gene encoding uncharacterized protein At5g49945, which gives rise to MAKQRSSSLFFSSLLTPRGDTLLYLIALLSIFSLIIHHISLSAAADSHFEGFDADDEVELDDDSLLLQSSSLSDLPRRSPPPSTTLSTSSDPESHHGPPNPPSSQPADSDLATKPSTPSSSFEYWDEDEFEGFPTEITPPEVSRITEPTTPGGSESAAPEDTEKIAQPTSAKKSIGSFTIEITCVSILIIFAINFFTGKKENETLALAWAAKFATNDSIFEKNFSLLGVGETDDSPLLLKEGQNVFKFYASGRRFCQGLLATMELKSRHDLIARLYNMIVPCKDEITFEVYMNDDAMDHVVFALAKKKAAKTMQKELRDLQRFGNLMPAPTNRKWVADELSVITESKEVAGDLITEAVLDQVFGEKAFQKFGKLFMSMHFSDQHPSTHRKILIFKFALPAADQMADMTRLVALIPYYIDLIGRYKLSSQARSKPEAARAKLAQEVYKELQYARQEAIQRKKIEKKKMMEEAESKLNAEALRKKEAKERARQLKKAMPKIKMSRGG